Proteins encoded by one window of bacterium:
- a CDS encoding chemotaxis response regulator protein-glutamate methylesterase, with protein MRIAIVNDLMLAVEILRRVISSVPSYEISWIAIDGAEAVKKCAEDTPDLILMDLIMPVMDGVQATSTIMKNTPCAILVVTATVSGNASKVFEAMGHGALDAAGTPVMGGDGSIQGADELLRKIATIGKLIGKNDTIPARAPVAKKTPKTQPSLVAIGSSTGGPRALSIILSSMPRQLGASIVIVQHVDVQFASGLAEWLNEQTALTVTVAREGDRPAENTVYIAKTNDHLIVGEDMSFHYTSEPRNYPYRPSVDTFFSSLAACWPQRGIALLLTGIGKDGARGLLELREKGWHTIAQDMKTSIVYGMPKAAAEIKAAVEILPIDTITESIVRYMKVKE; from the coding sequence ATGCGTATTGCCATTGTCAACGATCTGATGCTGGCGGTTGAAATACTCCGTAGAGTCATTTCATCTGTCCCGTCTTACGAAATATCATGGATTGCCATTGATGGGGCTGAAGCGGTGAAAAAATGCGCCGAAGATACTCCCGACCTGATTCTCATGGATTTGATCATGCCCGTTATGGACGGTGTTCAGGCTACCAGTACGATAATGAAGAATACACCCTGCGCAATCCTCGTGGTGACGGCGACGGTAAGCGGAAACGCATCCAAAGTGTTCGAGGCTATGGGTCACGGGGCGCTCGATGCTGCGGGAACGCCTGTCATGGGCGGCGACGGCTCGATACAGGGCGCCGATGAACTGCTGCGGAAAATTGCGACCATTGGTAAACTCATCGGTAAAAACGATACGATACCCGCTCGGGCACCCGTGGCAAAAAAAACCCCCAAAACCCAACCGTCCCTCGTGGCGATCGGCAGTTCCACCGGCGGACCCAGAGCTCTGTCGATCATTCTTTCGTCCATGCCCCGGCAATTGGGAGCATCGATCGTTATCGTCCAGCATGTGGATGTACAATTCGCATCAGGGCTGGCCGAATGGCTGAATGAACAGACAGCACTCACCGTAACAGTCGCGCGCGAGGGCGACCGCCCGGCGGAAAATACTGTGTACATCGCGAAAACCAACGATCACCTCATCGTTGGAGAGGATATGTCGTTTCATTATACTTCCGAGCCCCGGAACTATCCCTACCGACCGTCGGTCGATACGTTTTTCAGCAGTCTCGCCGCCTGCTGGCCGCAGAGAGGTATCGCACTTTTACTGACCGGAATAGGAAAAGACGGCGCCCGGGGGCTTTTGGAGCTGCGCGAAAAAGGATGGCACACTATCGCACAGGATATGAAAACCTCTATAGTTTACGGTATGCCGAAAGCCGCTGCGGAGATAAAAGCGGCTGTGGAAATTCTGCCCATTGACACCATCACGGAATCGATTGTACGTTATATGAAAGTAAAGGAATAG